From the Athene noctua chromosome 22, bAthNoc1.hap1.1, whole genome shotgun sequence genome, one window contains:
- the CTNNBIP1 gene encoding beta-catenin-interacting protein 1: MNREGVPGKSPEEMYIQQKVRVLLMLRKMGSNLTASEEEFLRTYAGVVNSQLSQLPQHSIDQGAEDVVMAFSRSETEDRRQ; this comes from the exons aTGAACCGTGAGGGTGTCCCCGGAAAGAGTCCGGAGGAGATGTATATTCAGCAGAAAGTGAGAGTCCTACTCATGCTGAGGAAGATGGGATCAAAT CTGACTGCTAGTGAAGAGGAGTTCTTGCGCACATACGCAGGTGTAGTGAATAGCCAACTTAGCCAGCTTCCTCAACACTCGATTGATCAGG GTGCTGAGGATGTCGTGATGGCATTTTCCAGATCAGAGACAGAAGACAGAAGACAGTAA